The proteins below come from a single Blattabacterium cuenoti genomic window:
- the rsmA gene encoding 16S rRNA (adenine(1518)-N(6)/adenine(1519)-N(6))-dimethyltransferase RsmA, with protein sequence MHNKYFYKRKLDQFFLKNKNIAKKIVDNLSFENYSTVVEVGPGLGILTEYLLLLEKKRIFKKLFLIEIDKEIIFFLKNLFSISDNKIIHKDFLKWNPKDIPLYNFAIISNFPYGISSKILFHILKYSQYIPECIGMFQEELVNRIFSKKGNKKYGILSVLIQTFYEIKYLFKVDKKFFFPVPKIKSAVISLKRKKLKIPNYRKKLLFKCVKIAFRQRRKKLKNSLELFNKYSNFNKISFLNKRAEELNYKEFLQIIQEIEIIK encoded by the coding sequence ATGCATAATAAATATTTTTATAAGAGAAAATTAGATCAATTTTTTTTAAAAAATAAGAATATAGCTAAAAAAATTGTAGATAATCTTTCTTTTGAAAATTATTCTACAGTAGTAGAAGTAGGACCAGGATTAGGAATATTAACTGAATATTTATTATTATTAGAAAAAAAAAGAATTTTTAAAAAATTATTTTTAATAGAAATTGATAAAGAAATAATTTTTTTTCTAAAAAATTTATTTTCTATTTCTGATAATAAAATTATTCATAAAGATTTTTTAAAATGGAATCCTAAAGATATTCCATTATATAATTTTGCAATAATTAGTAATTTTCCCTATGGGATTTCCTCTAAAATATTATTTCATATATTAAAATATAGTCAATACATTCCAGAATGTATTGGTATGTTTCAAGAAGAATTAGTAAATCGTATTTTTTCTAAAAAAGGAAATAAAAAATATGGTATATTATCTGTATTAATACAAACATTTTATGAAATAAAATATTTATTTAAAGTAGATAAAAAATTTTTTTTTCCAGTTCCAAAAATAAAATCTGCAGTAATTTCTTTAAAAAGAAAAAAATTAAAAATTCCTAACTATAGGAAAAAATTATTGTTTAAATGTGTAAAAATTGCTTTTAGACAAAGAAGAAAAAAATTAAAAAATTCTTTAGAATTATTTAATAAATACTCAAATTTTAATAAAATATCTTTTTTAAATAAAAGAGCAGAAGAATTAAATTATAAAGAATTTCTTCAAATCATACAAGAAATAGAAATAATAAAATGA
- the metF gene encoding methylenetetrahydrofolate reductase [NAD(P)H], giving the protein MKVIDHISKAKKILFSFEILPPLKGKNIKYIFDTLNPLMEFNPPFIDVTYHREEFIYVEKGNGLLQRKKISRRPGTVGICAAIMNKYKVDAVPHLICGGFNKYMTENALIDLNFLGIDNLLVLRGDPLKYEDKFFAKKNGHKYALDLVKQVNNINLGKYLDKNFINYDEKNNPIFDFCIGVAGYPEKHLESPNIESDLFFLKKKVEAGADYIVTQMFFDNKKYFTFVNRCRLEGISVPIIPGIKPISSKQQLTTLPSKFYLSIPNELVKEVEKTNNKKNIFHIGIEWAIHQSQELKKSGVKIIHYYTMDKPENIYKIVQSIF; this is encoded by the coding sequence ATGAAAGTTATTGACCATATATCTAAAGCAAAAAAAATATTATTTTCTTTTGAAATATTACCTCCTTTGAAAGGAAAAAATATTAAATATATTTTTGATACATTAAATCCATTAATGGAATTTAATCCCCCTTTTATTGACGTTACCTATCATCGTGAAGAATTTATTTATGTAGAAAAAGGAAATGGATTATTACAAAGAAAAAAAATATCCAGACGTCCTGGAACAGTTGGGATATGTGCTGCTATTATGAATAAATATAAAGTAGATGCTGTTCCACATTTAATATGTGGAGGTTTTAATAAATATATGACTGAAAATGCTTTAATAGATTTGAATTTTTTAGGAATAGATAATCTTTTAGTATTAAGAGGAGATCCATTAAAATATGAAGATAAATTTTTTGCAAAAAAAAATGGCCATAAATATGCATTAGATCTTGTAAAACAAGTAAATAATATAAATTTAGGAAAATATTTAGATAAAAATTTTATTAATTATGATGAAAAAAATAATCCTATATTTGATTTTTGCATTGGTGTTGCCGGATATCCTGAAAAACATTTAGAATCTCCTAATATAGAAAGTGATTTATTTTTTTTAAAAAAAAAAGTAGAAGCAGGAGCAGATTATATAGTTACACAGATGTTTTTTGATAATAAAAAATATTTTACTTTTGTAAATAGATGTAGATTAGAAGGGATTTCAGTCCCTATTATTCCTGGAATAAAACCTATATCTTCTAAACAACAATTAACTACTCTTCCTTCTAAATTTTATTTAAGTATTCCAAATGAATTAGTGAAAGAAGTTGAAAAAACTAATAATAAAAAAAATATATTCCATATTGGAATAGAGTGGGCTATTCATCAGTCTCAAGAACTGAAAAAATCAGGAGTAAAAATAATTCATTATTATACAATGGATAAACCTGAAAACATATATAAAATAGTTCAATCCATTTTTTAA
- a CDS encoding pyruvate dehydrogenase complex E1 component subunit beta: MKEKTFREVIAEAMSEEMRRDNTIYLMGEEVAEYNGAYKASKGMLEEFGKKRVIDTPISELGFAGIGIGSAMNGCRPIIEFMTFNFSLLAMDQIINNAAKIRYMSGGQWNIPIVFRGPTGFAGQLGATHSQSFESWFSNCPGLKVVIPCNPYDAKGLLKSSIRDNNPVIFMESEQMYGDKMIIPDKEYLLPIGKADIKRKGSDVSLVSFGKIIKIALNVAKKLYQENISVEIIDLRTVRPIDYKLILSSVKKTNRLVILEESWPFSSIGSEISYFIQKNAFDYLDAPIRKITVLDTPAPYASNLIKIWYPDEKKIINSIKKTLYIK; this comes from the coding sequence ATGAAAGAAAAAACTTTTCGAGAAGTTATAGCAGAAGCTATGAGTGAAGAAATGAGAAGAGATAATACTATTTATCTAATGGGAGAAGAAGTAGCTGAATACAATGGTGCTTATAAAGCTTCAAAAGGAATGTTGGAAGAATTTGGAAAAAAAAGAGTTATAGATACTCCTATATCAGAATTAGGATTTGCTGGAATAGGAATAGGTTCTGCAATGAACGGATGTAGACCCATTATAGAGTTCATGACTTTTAATTTTTCATTATTAGCTATGGATCAAATTATCAATAATGCAGCTAAAATTCGTTATATGAGTGGTGGACAATGGAATATTCCTATTGTTTTTAGAGGTCCTACTGGATTTGCTGGACAATTAGGAGCTACACATTCACAATCTTTTGAAAGTTGGTTTTCGAATTGTCCTGGATTAAAAGTAGTTATTCCATGTAATCCTTATGATGCAAAAGGACTATTAAAATCTTCTATAAGAGATAATAATCCAGTAATTTTTATGGAATCTGAACAAATGTATGGAGATAAAATGATTATACCAGATAAAGAATATTTATTACCTATTGGTAAAGCAGATATAAAAAGAAAAGGATCAGATGTAAGTTTAGTTTCTTTTGGTAAAATTATAAAAATCGCTTTAAATGTTGCAAAAAAATTGTATCAAGAAAATATTAGCGTAGAAATAATAGATCTTCGAACAGTACGCCCTATTGATTATAAATTAATACTTTCTTCTGTAAAGAAGACTAATCGTTTAGTTATTTTAGAAGAATCATGGCCATTTTCTTCAATTGGATCTGAAATATCATATTTTATACAAAAAAATGCATTTGATTATCTTGATGCCCCTATAAGAAAAATAACTGTATTAGACACTCCTGCTCCTTACGCATCAAATTTAATTAAAATATGGTATCCAGATGAAAAAAAAATAATAAATTCTATAAAAAAGACTCTTTATATAAAATAA
- the serS gene encoding serine--tRNA ligase encodes MFQVYFIRKNKKRVLLGLKKRNFNKIYLIDDILKLDNSRKKIQNILNKVLEKENIISKKISKILLKNNHVNVNELEIKSLKESSFSLKLKKKNLNIQLKEIIFFLKKKLSYIPNIPDETVKKKLAKDDIIIQEGMGKSCIDNPLPHWELSKKFNLFDLNLGSKICGTGFPVYFGKFAKLQRSLIQYFLDKNIKALYKEYSLPYFINQTSGFSTGQIPDKKDQMYFIEKDNFYLIPTGEIPLMNCYRDKIFLEKDLPIKATTYTSCFRREAGSYGTKVRGLNRLHQFEKVEIIQITLPDYSSYSLKDMIEHVKNILKSLNLPFRIIRLKASDLGYSSSITYDFEVYSIAQKKWLEVSSISNCTDYQSNRLNIRYKKNITGEIGYCHTLNGSALALPRILVAILENNQTNNHINIPEVLIPYTGFNNIK; translated from the coding sequence ATGTTTCAAGTATATTTTATACGTAAAAATAAAAAAAGAGTTTTATTAGGTTTAAAAAAACGTAATTTTAATAAAATATATTTAATAGATGATATATTAAAATTAGATAATAGTAGAAAAAAAATACAAAATATTTTAAATAAAGTATTAGAAAAAGAAAATATTATATCTAAAAAAATATCAAAAATATTATTAAAAAATAATCATGTTAATGTTAATGAATTAGAAATAAAATCTCTTAAAGAATCATCTTTTTCTCTAAAATTGAAAAAAAAAAATCTCAATATTCAATTAAAAGAAATAATTTTTTTTCTAAAAAAAAAATTAAGTTATATTCCTAATATTCCTGATGAAACTGTAAAAAAAAAATTGGCAAAAGATGATATTATTATTCAGGAAGGAATGGGAAAGAGTTGCATAGATAATCCATTACCTCATTGGGAATTATCAAAAAAATTTAATTTATTTGATTTAAATTTAGGATCAAAAATATGTGGGACTGGATTTCCTGTATATTTTGGAAAATTTGCAAAATTACAAAGAAGTTTAATTCAATATTTTTTAGATAAAAATATAAAAGCTCTATATAAAGAATATAGCCTGCCTTATTTTATTAATCAAACATCTGGATTTTCTACAGGACAAATTCCTGATAAAAAAGATCAAATGTATTTTATAGAAAAAGATAATTTTTATCTTATTCCTACTGGAGAAATTCCCCTTATGAATTGTTATAGAGATAAAATTTTTCTAGAAAAGGATCTTCCTATTAAAGCGACTACTTATACTTCTTGTTTTAGAAGAGAAGCTGGATCTTACGGAACAAAAGTCAGGGGATTAAACAGACTTCACCAATTTGAAAAAGTTGAAATTATTCAAATAACTCTTCCTGATTATTCATCTTATTCTTTAAAAGATATGATAGAACATGTGAAAAATATTTTGAAATCATTAAATTTGCCTTTTCGTATTATTCGTTTAAAAGCTTCAGATCTTGGTTATTCTTCTTCAATAACTTATGATTTTGAAGTGTACTCAATAGCTCAAAAAAAATGGTTAGAGGTAAGTTCAATTTCAAATTGTACAGATTATCAATCAAATAGATTAAATATTAGATATAAAAAAAATATTACTGGAGAAATTGGATATTGTCATACTTTGAATGGAAGTGCATTAGCATTACCTAGAATTTTAGTAGCTATATTAGAAAATAATCAAACGAATAATCATATAAATATACCTGAAGTTTTAATTCCTTATACAGGATTTAATAATATTAAATAA